A region from the Altererythrobacter sp. H2 genome encodes:
- a CDS encoding DUF2059 domain-containing protein: MKKGVALLVGAMALAIAQPAAAQDPAPDFSALRSAMGEMFTAEPLTAEQQARVPQAEQVVAQLFPAGTYRKMMDQMMGPMMDGIMGSIQNVPLADLARLGGVDESALSAMGDARLGELSAILDPAYEERNRIMGQVSVDMVTRLMDRIEPGYRAGLARAFATRFTAAELGELHGFFGTPVGARYAGESMLIYADPQVMSAMNEMMPAMLDMMPAMIEEMQAKTAHLPPARTAAELGDSELTRLAELLGVPADDLKAQALNSSEEPANAAW, from the coding sequence ATGAAAAAGGGGGTCGCACTTCTGGTCGGCGCGATGGCGCTGGCGATCGCACAACCGGCAGCCGCACAGGACCCGGCACCGGATTTCTCCGCGCTCAGGTCCGCAATGGGCGAGATGTTCACGGCCGAGCCACTTACCGCAGAGCAGCAGGCCCGCGTGCCCCAGGCCGAACAGGTCGTCGCGCAGCTGTTTCCCGCCGGTACCTATCGCAAGATGATGGACCAGATGATGGGGCCGATGATGGACGGGATCATGGGTTCCATCCAGAACGTCCCGCTGGCCGACCTCGCCCGTCTCGGCGGAGTGGACGAAAGTGCACTGAGCGCGATGGGCGATGCCCGGCTGGGCGAGCTTTCCGCCATTCTCGATCCCGCTTACGAAGAACGCAACCGCATCATGGGGCAGGTCTCGGTCGATATGGTCACCCGCCTGATGGACCGGATCGAGCCGGGTTACCGCGCAGGGCTCGCGCGGGCATTCGCGACCCGCTTTACCGCAGCGGAGCTGGGCGAACTGCATGGCTTCTTCGGCACGCCGGTCGGCGCGCGTTATGCCGGGGAATCGATGCTGATCTATGCCGATCCCCAGGTCATGTCGGCGATGAATGAAATGATGCCCGCCATGCTCGACATGATGCCGGCAATGATCGAGGAAATGCAGGCCAAGACCGCACATCTGCCTCCGGCCCGCACGGCTGCCGAGCTTGGTGACAGCGAACTGACCCGGCTTGCGGAGTTGCTCGGGGTGCCGGCCGACGATCTGAAGGCGCAGGCCCTCAACTCGTCTGAAGAGCCCGCCAACGCGGCGTGGTAG